The Coffea arabica cultivar ET-39 chromosome 4e, Coffea Arabica ET-39 HiFi, whole genome shotgun sequence genome includes a window with the following:
- the LOC113741042 gene encoding germin-like protein 1-1, translating into MPCYGADPSPLQDYCIADLSSDIYLNGYPCKNPDNVTADDFFYEGFINDTRQFDADGMKASGAHVDYFPAVNTLGVAMIQIQLLKGGVAAPHTHPRATEMLLLMKGKVIAGFITTDNILFYKTMTPKMLVVIPQALVHFVYNVGEGRALLYAGYNSQQPATQYMAHALFNSTPSVPDGVLTRSFRVNDSIVELIKSSLSVPLFPDIMSNTSSGSVRLK; encoded by the coding sequence ATGCCTTGTTATGGTGCTGATCCATCTCCATTACAAGATTACTGCATCGCGGATTTAAGTTCAGATATATATTTGAATGGCTATCCTTGCAAAAACCCTGATAATGTAACTGCAGACGACTTCTTCTACGAAGGGTTCATCAACGATACCAGACAGTTCGATGCCGATGGAATGAAAGCCTCCGGAGCACATGTTGACTATTTCCCGGCGGTAAACACTCTCGGAGTAGCCATGATTCAAATACAGCTTCTCAAAGGAGGAGTTGCAGCCCCTCACACACACCCCCGGGCGACTGAGATGCTTTTATTGATGAAGGGGAAAGTCATTGCAGGCTTTATAACCACTGATAATATCTTGTTCTATAAGACTATGACCCCTAAAATGTTGGTTGTGATCCCTCAGGCTTTGGTGCACTTTGTATACAATGTTGGGGAGGGAAGGGCTCTCCTTTATGCCGGCTACAACAGTCAACAACCAGCAACTCAGTATATGGCTCATGCTCTCTTCAATTCCACGCCTAGTGTTCCCGATGGTGTGTTGACGAGATCATTCCGAGTAAATGACTCCATTGTTGAGCTCATTAAGTCCAGCCTTTCTGTTCCACTATTTCCAGATATCATGTCAAACACATCCTCGGGGAGCGTCAGGCTAAAGTAG
- the LOC113741043 gene encoding flavin-containing monooxygenase FMO GS-OX-like 8 gives MISEGRTSKNVCVIGAGPSGLVAARELRKEGHGVVVLEQNHDIGGQWLYHPNVEDQDPLGKCPILKVHSSIYASLRVISPRETMGFMDFPFRVREGRDSRRFPGHKEVLMYLRDFCEWFGLQDMIRFNTRVDYVGMLNHEECNDDGLKWTVKSIKKKKAGYDDDDQKVVVEELFDAVVVATGHYSQPRLPTIKGMEAWKRKQIHSHVYRVPEPFRNEVVVVVGNSYSGQDISIELVPVAKDVHLSVKDLKIAEGLAKIISKHCNFYLHPQIESLQEDGRVAFVDGSLIFADSIIYCTGYSYSFPFLDTKGIVSVDDNRVGPLYEHTFPPKLAPSLSFVGIPRKIIGFPFFESQAKWVAQLLSGKRKLPSQEEMTKSIKDFYNSRDVAGIPKHYTHEIGEFEYCDRYADYMEFPHLEEWRKVLCRSAVKNSYANLETYRDSYSDDYEMLQVAHQTPHFTQLGDHAIPL, from the exons ATGATTTCGGAGGGACGTACTTCTAAAAATGTGTGTGTTATTGGTGCAGGTCCATCAGGCTTAGTGGCTGCTAGGGAGCTAAGAAAAGAAGGGCATGGTGTGGTAGTTCTTGAACAAAATCATGATATTGGAGGGCAATGGCTTTACCATCCAAATGTTGAAGATCAGGATCCTTTGGGAAAGTGTCCTATCCTAAAAGTCCATAGTAGCATTTATGCATCTTTGCGGGTTATTTCTCCTAGGGAAACAATGGGTTTTATGGATTTTCCATTCAGAGTACGGGAAGGGAGAGACAGTAGGAGATTTCCTGGACATAAAGAAGTTCTCATGtacttgagagatttttgcgagTGGTTTGGACTACAAGATATGATTAGATTCAACACTAGGGTCGACTATGTTGGAATGTTAAATCATGAAGAATGCAATGATGATGGCTTGAAATGGACAGTGAAAAGCATTAAGAAGAAGAAGGCTGgttatgatgatgatgatcagaAGGTGGTGGTGGAAGAACTCTTTGATGCGGTGGTTGTTGCCACCGGCCATTATTCTCAGCCTCGACTGCCTACCATCAAAG GTATGGAAGCATGGAAAAGGAAGCAGATACATAGTCATGTCTATAGGGTTCCAGAACCATTTCGCAACGAG GTGGTTGTTGTAGTTGGAAATTCATATAGTGGGCAAGATATATCGATCGAACTTGTACCTGTGGCCAAGGATGTCCATTTGAGCGTCAAAGATTTGAAAATTGCTGAGGGCTTAGCAAAAATCATATCCAAACACTGTAACTTTTATCTTCATCCACAG ATAGAGTCCCTACAAGAAGACGGACGAGTTGCATTCGTAGATGGATCTTTGATTTTTGCTGACAGTATTATATACTGCACAGG GTACTCGTACTCATTCCCGTTTCTTGACACTAAAGGAATAGTATCGGTGGATGATAATAGAGTTGGACCTCTTTATGAGCACACATTTCCTCCCAAGCTGGCTCCCTCTCTCTCATTTGTTGGTATACCAAGAAAG ATCATAGGGTTCCCCTTCTTTGAGTCACAAGCAAAATGGGTAGCTCAACTTCTTTCAGGGAAAAGAAAATTGCCATCACAGGAAGAGATGACGAAATCCATTAAAGACTTCTACAATTCAAGGGATGTTGCTGGTATTCCCAAGCACTATACTCATGAAATAGGCGAGTTTGAG TATTGTGATCGGTATGCAGATTACATGGAATTTCCACACCTAGAAGAGTGGAGAAAAGTGTTATGCAGGTCTGCTGTGAAAAATTCATATGCCAACTTGGAAACTTACCGTGATTCATATTCTGATGATTATGAGATGCTTCAAGTGGCTCATCAAACCCCTCACTTCACCCAACTTGGAGATCATGCCATACCTCTCTAA
- the LOC113742714 gene encoding uncharacterized WD repeat-containing protein C17D11.16-like isoform X1 yields the protein MISAISWVPKGASKPVPVAAEPPSKEEIEEILKNDLLDNREEVGDDNDYDEGMDLDQSKQDAEVAQALAAADALGKGSKGTHPETDSIADALKELDMDNYDEEDDGVELFGEGLRTLYYPSNEMDPYLKDKDDEDSVDLDDTTISPEDSVIICARNEDDVSHLEVWILEGSEEGDSNMYVHHDIVIPAFPLCLAWLDCPLKEGEKGNFVAVGSMEPAIEIWDLDVMDEVQPSAVLGGVVEKKKKKGKKKSVKYKDDSHTDSVLGLAWNKEYRNVLASASADKMVKIWDVATGKCSDTMEHHSDKVQAVAWNHFVPQVLLSGSFDHSVVMKDARISSHTGFKWSVAADVESLAWDPHAEHSFVVSLENGMVSGFDIRASSSKLSSDPKPSFTLHAHDKAVCSITYNRLVPNLLATGSMDKTVKLWDLSNNQPSCVASKNPKAGAVFSVSFSDECPFLLAIGGSKGKLELWETLSDAAVSTKYGKYTNQNRSAQS from the exons ATGATATCAGCTATTTCATGGGTTCCGAAAGGTGCCTCAAAGCCAGTACCTGTTGCTGCTGAGCCGCCTTCAAAAGAAGAGATTGAGGAGATTTTGAAGAACGATCTTCTCGACAATCG aGAAGAGGTTGGAGATGATAATGATTATGACGAGGGTATGGATCTTGATCAATCCAAGCAAGACGCTGAAGTTGCGCAAGCACTTGCTGCTGCCGATGCGTTAGGCAAAGGTTCAAAGGGCACACATCCAGAAACTGACAGCATAGCAGATGCCCTGAAGGAATTAGACATGGATAAttatgatgaagaagatgatg GGGTTGAGCTGTTTGGTGAGGGACTTCGGACTTTATATTACCCAAGTAATGAGATGGACCCTTATCTGAAAGACAAGGAT GATGAGGATTCTGTAGATCTTGACGATACGACCATTAGTCCAGAGGATTCTGTCATAATTTGTGCACGGAATGAGGATGATGTCAGCCATCTGGAG GTATGGATATTGGAGGGCTCAGAAGAAGGTGATTCAAACATGTATGTTCACCATGATATTGTTATTCCTGCATTTCCCCTCTGTTTGGCATGGCTTGATTGCCCTCTCAAGGAAGGAGAAAAAG GGAACTTCGTAGCTGTGGGCTCAATGGAGCCAGCCATCGAAATATGGGACCTTGATGTT ATGGATGAAGTCCAACCATCTGCAGTATTAGGGGGAGttgttgaaaagaaaaagaagaagggaaAGAAG AAATCTGTGAAATACAAAGATGATAGTCATACTGATTCAGTACTAGGACTTGCTTGGAACAAGGAATACAG GAATGTACTTGCAAGTGCTAGCGCTGACAAGATGGTAAAGATTTGGGATGTTGCAACTGGAAAGTGCAGTGACACCATGGAGCACCACTCAGACAAG GTTCAAGCAGTTGCATGGAATCATTTTGTGCCACAAGTTCTCCTCAGCGGTTCTTTTGATCATTCAGTAGTCATG AAGGATGCAAGGATATCCTCGCATACTGGTTTTAAATGGTCAGTTGCTGCTGATGTTGAAAGTTTGGCATGGGATCCACATGCTGAGCACTCGTTTGTG GTCAGTCTTGAGAATGGAATGGTTTCTGGTTTTGATATTCGTGCTTCTAGTTCAAAGCTCTCTTCCGATCCAAAGCCAAGCTTCACCCTTCATGCACATGACAAGGCAGTGTGCTCTATTACGTACAATCGCTTGGTTCCAAAT CTTCTTGCAACTGGTTCCATGGATAAAACG GTAAAACTCTGGGATTTGTCCAACAATCAACCTTCGTGTGTGGCCTCGAAAAATCCAAAAGCT GGAGCTGTCTTTTCTGTTTCATTCTCCGATGAATGCCCCTTTCTGCTAGCCATTGGTGGATCTAAGGGAAAATTGGAA TTATGGGAGACTCTATCGGATGCTGCAGTTTCTACTAAATATGGAAAATACACCAATCAGAATAGATCAGCCCAGTCGTGA
- the LOC113742714 gene encoding uncharacterized WD repeat-containing protein C17D11.16-like isoform X2, which yields MMKKMMVTPYWRIVSRVELFGEGLRTLYYPSNEMDPYLKDKDDEDSVDLDDTTISPEDSVIICARNEDDVSHLEVWILEGSEEGDSNMYVHHDIVIPAFPLCLAWLDCPLKEGEKGNFVAVGSMEPAIEIWDLDVMDEVQPSAVLGGVVEKKKKKGKKKSVKYKDDSHTDSVLGLAWNKEYRNVLASASADKMVKIWDVATGKCSDTMEHHSDKVQAVAWNHFVPQVLLSGSFDHSVVMKDARISSHTGFKWSVAADVESLAWDPHAEHSFVVSLENGMVSGFDIRASSSKLSSDPKPSFTLHAHDKAVCSITYNRLVPNLLATGSMDKTVKLWDLSNNQPSCVASKNPKAGAVFSVSFSDECPFLLAIGGSKGKLELWETLSDAAVSTKYGKYTNQNRSAQS from the exons atgatgaagaagatgatggtaACTCCATACTGGAGAATTGTCTCAA GGGTTGAGCTGTTTGGTGAGGGACTTCGGACTTTATATTACCCAAGTAATGAGATGGACCCTTATCTGAAAGACAAGGAT GATGAGGATTCTGTAGATCTTGACGATACGACCATTAGTCCAGAGGATTCTGTCATAATTTGTGCACGGAATGAGGATGATGTCAGCCATCTGGAG GTATGGATATTGGAGGGCTCAGAAGAAGGTGATTCAAACATGTATGTTCACCATGATATTGTTATTCCTGCATTTCCCCTCTGTTTGGCATGGCTTGATTGCCCTCTCAAGGAAGGAGAAAAAG GGAACTTCGTAGCTGTGGGCTCAATGGAGCCAGCCATCGAAATATGGGACCTTGATGTT ATGGATGAAGTCCAACCATCTGCAGTATTAGGGGGAGttgttgaaaagaaaaagaagaagggaaAGAAG AAATCTGTGAAATACAAAGATGATAGTCATACTGATTCAGTACTAGGACTTGCTTGGAACAAGGAATACAG GAATGTACTTGCAAGTGCTAGCGCTGACAAGATGGTAAAGATTTGGGATGTTGCAACTGGAAAGTGCAGTGACACCATGGAGCACCACTCAGACAAG GTTCAAGCAGTTGCATGGAATCATTTTGTGCCACAAGTTCTCCTCAGCGGTTCTTTTGATCATTCAGTAGTCATG AAGGATGCAAGGATATCCTCGCATACTGGTTTTAAATGGTCAGTTGCTGCTGATGTTGAAAGTTTGGCATGGGATCCACATGCTGAGCACTCGTTTGTG GTCAGTCTTGAGAATGGAATGGTTTCTGGTTTTGATATTCGTGCTTCTAGTTCAAAGCTCTCTTCCGATCCAAAGCCAAGCTTCACCCTTCATGCACATGACAAGGCAGTGTGCTCTATTACGTACAATCGCTTGGTTCCAAAT CTTCTTGCAACTGGTTCCATGGATAAAACG GTAAAACTCTGGGATTTGTCCAACAATCAACCTTCGTGTGTGGCCTCGAAAAATCCAAAAGCT GGAGCTGTCTTTTCTGTTTCATTCTCCGATGAATGCCCCTTTCTGCTAGCCATTGGTGGATCTAAGGGAAAATTGGAA TTATGGGAGACTCTATCGGATGCTGCAGTTTCTACTAAATATGGAAAATACACCAATCAGAATAGATCAGCCCAGTCGTGA